Proteins co-encoded in one Medicago truncatula cultivar Jemalong A17 chromosome 8, MtrunA17r5.0-ANR, whole genome shotgun sequence genomic window:
- the LOC11423103 gene encoding putative F-box protein At3g16210 has product MAAKSQGEKKVRNHIPDDLVFSILSKLSLKPLKRFGCVRKTWALLLENPCFQTNFISIPHSYYDGTSLLLYEAVECLDYSLHCSFYLLSDERYENQVKLDFPNPFQEDNPFSDFYNCDFYGCDTFTGTLCLKQRNTLSLWNLTTHEFKVIPLSPIEFVPPYREASVDVHGFGYDYIKDDFKIIRYIQFTPISSGRLKRLNVQHEDVSWNEISYEPEWEIYSLRCNSWKKHDVNMPKRWCSGSYEPLYIDGLSHWWSVSENCDEHLLVSFDLSNEMFFTTTIPIDIPLDIDTNFHLGFVYRRLVVLNRSIASISWYLLDKTIFYISILGELGVKESWTKLFVVGPLPYIDRLIGAGKNGDIFFQKKDGKLVCFSLSTQKTEELGVKGAHFYDLAIYKKSFLSIGGINH; this is encoded by the coding sequence ATGGCGGCCAAATCTCAAGGTGAAAAAAAGGTTAGAAATCACATACCCGATGATCTTGTATTCTCTATTTTGTCAAAACTTTCTTTAAAACCTTTGAAGCGATTTGGATGCGTAAGAAAAACATGGGCTCTCTTGTTAGAAAACCCTTGCTTCCAAACTAATTTCATATCTATTCCTCACTCTTATTACGATGGTACTTCGCTCCTCTTATATGAGGCTGTGGAATGTCTGGATTATTCTCTTCATTGTTCTTTCTATTTACTTTCTGATGAGAGGTATGAGAATCAAGTCAAATTAGACTTTCCAAATCCATTTCAAGAGGACAACCCTTTTAGTGATTTTTATAATTGTGATTTTTATGGGTGTGATACTTTTACTGGAACTCTTTGTCTAAAACAACGAAACACACTTTCATTGTGGAACCTAACTACCCATGAATTCAAGGTCATTCCACTCAGTCCCATTGAGTTTGTCCCACCTTATCGTGAGGCTTCAGTTGATGTTCATGGATTTGGTTATGACTATATTAAAGATGACTTTAAGATTATTAGGTATATACAATTTACTCCAATAAGTAGTGGGCGTCTTAAACGTCTCAATGTGCAACATGAAGATGTGTCATGGAATGAAATATCCTATGAACCTGAGTGGGAGATTTACAGCCTAAGGTGCAACTCTTGGAAGAAACATGATGTTAATATGCCTAAGCGTTGGTGTAGTGGTTCATATGAACCATTGTACATTGATGGATTGTCTCATTGGTGGTCTGTAAGTGAAAATTGTGATGAACATCTTTTAGTTTCATTTGATTTGAGCAACGAGATGTTTTTTACGACAACCATACCTATAGACATACCGTTAGACATAGATACAAATTTTCATCTTGGTTTTGTGTATAGACGATTGGTGGTGCTTAATAGATCCATTGCTTCGATCTCATGGTATTTATTagataaaactattttttacatATCAATTTTGGGTGAACTCGGCGTGAAAGAATCATGGACTAAACTATTTGTTGTTGGACCACTTCCTTACATTGATCGTCTTATTGGAGCGGGAAAGAATGGTGATATattcttccaaaaaaaagaTGGTAAGCTAGTCTGTTTCAGTTTAAGTACTCAGAAGACTGAAGAACTTGGTGTTAAA